A region from the Campylobacter subantarcticus LMG 24377 genome encodes:
- a CDS encoding AAC(3) family N-acetyltransferase, with protein sequence MKYFLEHNDKKYSNFDLIKAFENLGIKKGDILCVHTELFNFGMPLLKKNEFLQTILNCFFEVIGKEGTLIMPTFTYSFCKNEVYDKLNSPTKMGALNEYFRKWGGVKRTNDPIFSFAIKGAKEELFLKDTTSCFGENCVYDVLIKENGKYILFGSTTGHTLTHYIEEEYQVDYRYFKDFYGKIIDEQNRKHDKKIKFYVRHLDKKSLPNVDNINYITKKTKNFIYENFGGATICLFHTKEYKEAIKNALDEDKNIFILQD encoded by the coding sequence ATGAAATACTTTTTAGAGCACAATGATAAAAAATACTCAAATTTTGATTTAATAAAAGCTTTTGAAAATTTAGGCATTAAAAAAGGTGATATTTTATGCGTGCATACAGAATTATTTAATTTTGGTATGCCTTTGCTTAAAAAAAATGAATTTTTGCAAACTATTTTGAACTGTTTTTTTGAAGTAATAGGAAAAGAAGGTACACTCATAATGCCAACTTTTACCTATAGCTTTTGTAAAAATGAAGTTTATGATAAATTAAACTCTCCTACAAAAATGGGTGCTTTAAATGAATATTTTCGCAAATGGGGGGGGGTAAAACGCACCAATGATCCTATCTTTTCTTTTGCCATAAAAGGAGCCAAAGAAGAATTGTTTTTAAAAGACACTACAAGTTGTTTTGGTGAAAATTGTGTGTATGATGTTTTAATAAAAGAAAATGGAAAATATATACTTTTTGGAAGCACTACAGGACACACTCTAACTCATTATATCGAAGAAGAATATCAAGTAGATTATAGATATTTTAAAGATTTTTACGGAAAAATAATAGATGAACAAAACAGAAAGCATGATAAAAAAATAAAATTTTATGTTAGACATTTAGATAAAAAATCTTTACCAAATGTCGATAATATAAACTATATTACTAAAAAAACAAAAAATTTTATATACGAAAATTTTGGTGGTGCGACTATATGTTTATTTCATACAAAAGAATACAAAGAAGCGATAAAAAATGCTCTTGATGAAGATAAAAATATTTTTATATTACAGGATTAA
- a CDS encoding DUF4910 domain-containing protein: MYELAKKLFPICRSITGVGFRASLKILDDAMGGGILKIHSIASGSKVFDWEVPAEWEINDAYIITPDGEKICDFKQNNLHVLNYSEGINDEITLDKLQEHLYSIEDYPDAIPYVTSYYKKRWGFCIKHEDRVKLKEGKYKVFINAKHHENGVLNYADFIISSTQNNKEEILISTYLCHPSMANNELSGPVVATFLAKWLLELKERKYNYRFVFIPETIGSIVYLSKHLEHLQKYTKAGFVLSCIGDDNAYSLIHTPSETTLADKVALYTLKNKENFKRFSFIDRGSDERQYCSPLVNLPVVCICRTRFGDYKEYHTSKDDLNFISEEGLQGGLKAMQEIIMNLEVNEIYQNTIFCEPNLGKRDLYHTINTSSTNDIPISCNFLAYCDGKNDILDIADKLNLQGYEIKELIEKLKENELII; the protein is encoded by the coding sequence ATGTATGAATTAGCTAAAAAACTTTTTCCAATTTGCAGAAGCATTACAGGAGTTGGTTTTAGAGCTAGTTTAAAAATACTTGATGATGCTATGGGGGGGGGTATATTAAAAATTCACTCCATAGCAAGTGGAAGCAAGGTATTTGACTGGGAAGTACCCGCTGAATGGGAGATAAACGATGCTTATATCATCACTCCAGATGGAGAGAAAATTTGTGATTTTAAGCAAAATAATTTACATGTATTAAATTATAGTGAAGGTATAAATGATGAAATCACGCTAGATAAGCTACAAGAACATTTATACTCTATAGAAGATTATCCAGATGCCATACCTTATGTAACTAGCTATTATAAAAAAAGATGGGGCTTTTGTATCAAACATGAAGATAGGGTTAAACTAAAAGAAGGAAAATATAAAGTTTTTATCAATGCAAAACACCATGAAAATGGGGTTTTAAACTATGCTGATTTTATAATATCTAGCACACAAAACAATAAAGAAGAAATTTTAATCTCTACTTATCTTTGTCATCCTTCCATGGCAAACAATGAACTAAGTGGTCCTGTGGTAGCTACGTTTTTAGCTAAATGGCTTTTAGAACTCAAAGAAAGAAAATATAATTACCGTTTTGTTTTTATTCCTGAAACTATAGGGAGTATAGTTTATCTTAGTAAGCATTTAGAGCACCTACAAAAATACACCAAAGCAGGTTTTGTGCTCTCTTGCATAGGTGATGATAATGCCTACTCACTCATACACACTCCAAGTGAAACTACCCTAGCTGATAAAGTAGCACTCTATACTCTAAAAAATAAAGAAAATTTTAAAAGATTTTCCTTTATAGATAGAGGATCTGATGAAAGACAATATTGCTCTCCTTTGGTAAATTTACCTGTGGTTTGCATATGCAGGACTAGATTTGGTGATTATAAAGAATACCATACTAGTAAAGATGATTTAAATTTCATCAGTGAAGAGGGGCTACAGGGTGGTTTAAAAGCTATGCAAGAAATCATTATGAATTTAGAGGTTAATGAAATTTATCAAAATACGATATTTTGCGAACCCAATTTAGGCAAAAGAGACTTATACCATACCATCAACACCTCATCAACTAACGACATACCAATATCATGTAATTTTTTAGCATATTGCGATGGTAAAAATGATATTTTAGATATAGCTGATAAATTAAATTTACAAGGTTATGAAATAAAAGAATTAATAGAAAAATTAAAAGAAAATGAGCTTATAATATGA
- the pseC gene encoding UDP-4-amino-4,6-dideoxy-N-acetyl-beta-L-altrosamine transaminase: MLTYSHQNIDDQDIQVVCEALKDDFLTGGKKIEEFEQALCEYVGVKYACVLNSATSALHLAYLSLDVKDKIVLTTPITFAATANAALMAGARVEFIDIKSDGNIDEKKLAARLNQDSSNIGAICVVDFAGNSIEMDEILTLAKQYHIPLIDDASHALGATYKDQKVGSMADLSIFSFHPVKPITTFEGGAVVSNDEELISKIKLLRSHGIVKKRLWDSDMLELGYNYRLSDVACALGINQLKKLDNILEKREVITSFYDKEFEKNPYFSTIKIKDYKKSSRHLYPILLYPEFYCQKEIIFEKLLNLGIGVQVHYKPTYEFSYYKNLYGKLFLENADNFYKAELSIPAHQEMSLKDANFIKENLFKILENSKKDC, translated from the coding sequence ATGCTTACTTATTCTCATCAAAACATCGATGATCAAGATATACAAGTAGTTTGTGAAGCTTTAAAAGATGATTTTTTAACCGGTGGAAAAAAGATTGAAGAATTTGAACAAGCTCTTTGTGAATATGTAGGTGTAAAATATGCTTGTGTACTAAATTCAGCTACTTCTGCTTTACACCTTGCGTATTTATCTTTAGATGTAAAAGATAAAATCGTTTTAACCACCCCAATAACCTTTGCCGCAACTGCAAATGCAGCTTTAATGGCAGGTGCTAGAGTAGAGTTTATTGATATAAAAAGCGATGGGAATATTGATGAGAAAAAACTTGCTGCAAGATTAAATCAAGATAGCTCCAATATAGGAGCAATTTGCGTGGTTGATTTTGCAGGAAATAGCATAGAAATGGATGAAATCTTAACTCTAGCTAAACAATACCATATCCCACTCATTGATGATGCAAGTCATGCTCTAGGCGCTACTTATAAAGATCAAAAAGTAGGCTCTATGGCTGATTTAAGCATATTTTCCTTTCATCCTGTCAAGCCAATCACTACTTTTGAAGGTGGTGCAGTCGTTAGCAATGATGAGGAATTGATCTCAAAAATCAAGCTTTTAAGAAGTCATGGCATAGTCAAAAAAAGACTTTGGGATAGCGATATGCTTGAGTTAGGCTATAATTATCGTTTAAGCGATGTAGCTTGTGCTTTGGGTATAAATCAACTTAAAAAGCTTGACAATATACTAGAAAAAAGAGAAGTCATCACAAGTTTTTATGATAAAGAATTTGAAAAAAATCCTTATTTTAGTACGATCAAAATCAAAGATTATAAAAAAAGTTCAAGACATTTATATCCTATTTTACTTTATCCTGAGTTTTATTGTCAAAAAGAAATTATTTTTGAAAAATTATTAAATTTAGGCATAGGCGTGCAAGTACATTATAAGCCTACCTATGAGTTTAGTTACTATAAAAACTTATATGGAAAGTTATTTTTAGAAAATGCGGATAATTTTTACAAAGCTGAACTTAGTATACCTGCTCATCAAGAAATGAGTCTAAAAGATGCAAATTTTATAAAAGAAAATTTATTTAAAATTTTAGAAAATTCTAAAAAGGATTGTTAA
- a CDS encoding peptidylprolyl isomerase — protein sequence MRKFLISCCFAANILYAQTLGGVAMIVENQPVTLYDIEQTMKELKTNDKQKAIAFLVDDKVQQSEAKKLGIYVSTFELNEKLAQIAKGNKTDINGLQVKIEKDGLSFEVFKNRVRKDLEREKLYRSIMQNAKINIDDETLKHFYESNLDKFSTFSNIDLVVYNSINPELLQQLAQNPMYKNSQIKSKAISLNAASIDPRLLALLNNTKIGEFTPVLNGENAYIVYFIKEKYGKNPIEFDLIKDQVSNVYTLTQKEQALKNHLDKIRANAHIEELR from the coding sequence ATGAGAAAATTTTTAATATCTTGTTGTTTTGCTGCAAATATTTTATATGCTCAAACCCTTGGTGGTGTGGCAATGATAGTAGAAAATCAACCTGTTACTCTTTATGATATAGAACAAACCATGAAAGAATTAAAAACTAATGACAAGCAAAAAGCTATAGCATTTTTAGTAGATGATAAAGTTCAACAAAGTGAAGCTAAAAAGCTGGGAATTTATGTTAGCACTTTTGAACTCAATGAAAAATTAGCTCAAATAGCAAAAGGCAATAAAACCGACATTAATGGTTTGCAAGTAAAGATAGAAAAAGATGGTTTAAGTTTTGAAGTTTTTAAAAACAGAGTTAGAAAAGATCTTGAAAGAGAAAAACTTTATAGAAGCATAATGCAAAATGCAAAAATCAATATTGATGATGAAACACTAAAACATTTTTATGAAAGCAATCTTGATAAATTTAGCACTTTTTCTAACATCGACCTAGTGGTTTATAACTCTATTAATCCTGAACTTTTACAACAACTTGCACAAAACCCTATGTATAAAAATTCTCAAATTAAATCAAAAGCCATTAGTTTAAATGCAGCTAGTATAGATCCAAGATTACTTGCTTTATTAAATAATACCAAAATAGGAGAATTTACTCCAGTATTAAATGGAGAAAATGCTTATATTGTATACTTTATAAAAGAAAAATATGGCAAAAACCCTATTGAATTTGATTTAATTAAAGATCAAGTTAGCAATGTCTATACTCTAACTCAAAAAGAACAAGCCTTAAAAAATCATCTTGATAAAATAAGAGCAAATGCTCATATAGAAGAATTAAGATAG
- a CDS encoding acyl carrier protein, giving the protein MENKFYEILENILEVKVNENSNLSMQNCKNWTSLNHIDIIMSLEEEFEIKFSKDELSQLKSQNELLQAIKEKLC; this is encoded by the coding sequence ATGGAAAATAAATTTTATGAAATTTTAGAAAATATACTAGAAGTAAAAGTCAATGAAAATTCGAATTTAAGTATGCAAAATTGTAAAAATTGGACTTCTTTAAATCATATTGATATAATCATGAGCTTAGAAGAAGAATTTGAAATCAAATTTAGTAAAGATGAATTAAGTCAGCTAAAATCACAAAATGAACTTTTGCAAGCTATTAAGGAGAAATTATGCTAG
- a CDS encoding class I SAM-dependent methyltransferase, whose translation MLENTKELFKLIEEKNPLHKKCLDGLQLSKEEYEDLEKLIIYYKDTLNITLEEQAQSYIVVLNDTLEETRYFIEFGKYRYSTLAEVENMVYFNENYMKQYMVGLAISSFIWNAHIEVRRYFAKYIDEKQNQKSTYLEIGPGHGEFFVKALRSQKFKEYFGIDISPISCQMSKDMVENQFGQINTKCEFICKDFTKCEFNNKADLVVMGEVLEHVEQPLQFMKDVKALLSDNGEIFATIPINAPAIDHIYLFSHPDEVKELLNKAGLKIKECEYFMANNYSLEKALKTKNAIVMAVVLQKA comes from the coding sequence ATGCTAGAAAATACAAAAGAATTATTTAAGCTAATAGAAGAAAAAAATCCACTACACAAAAAATGTTTAGATGGATTACAACTCTCTAAAGAAGAATATGAAGATTTAGAAAAGCTTATTATTTATTACAAAGATACACTAAATATTACTTTAGAAGAACAAGCTCAAAGCTATATAGTTGTATTAAATGATACTTTAGAAGAAACTAGATATTTTATAGAATTTGGAAAATATAGATATAGCACCTTAGCAGAAGTAGAAAATATGGTATATTTTAATGAAAACTATATGAAGCAATACATGGTGGGTCTTGCCATATCTTCTTTTATATGGAATGCTCATATTGAGGTTAGAAGATATTTTGCTAAGTATATAGATGAAAAACAAAATCAAAAAAGCACCTATCTTGAAATAGGTCCAGGACATGGTGAGTTTTTTGTTAAAGCCCTAAGAAGTCAAAAATTTAAAGAATATTTTGGCATCGATATATCTCCTATAAGTTGTCAAATGAGCAAAGATATGGTAGAAAATCAGTTTGGTCAAATAAATACTAAATGTGAATTTATATGTAAAGATTTTACCAAATGTGAGTTTAACAACAAAGCTGATTTGGTAGTAATGGGAGAGGTTTTAGAGCATGTTGAACAGCCTTTACAATTTATGAAAGATGTAAAAGCTTTGTTAAGTGATAATGGAGAAATCTTTGCGACTATACCTATCAATGCTCCTGCGATTGATCATATTTATTTATTTTCTCATCCTGATGAAGTTAAAGAATTACTTAATAAAGCAGGATTAAAAATCAAAGAATGTGAATATTTTATGGCAAATAATTATTCTTTAGAAAAAGCTTTAAAAACTAAAAATGCCATAGTTATGGCTGTAGTATTGCAAAAGGCTTAA
- the gltX gene encoding glutamate--tRNA ligase, with protein sequence MQEITTRFAPSPTGYLHIGGLRTALYNYLYARKNKGKFLLRIEDTDLKRNSQEATQAIIEAFKWCGLDYDGMIEYQSQRFDIYKKYIQKLLDEGKAYYCYMSKEELDELRAKQEAAKERPKYDGRYRDFKGTPPSGIEPVVRIKVPQSGEIKFIDGIKGEVSFKAKDILDDFVIARSDGSPIYNLTVVIDDALMGVSDVIRGDDHLSNTPKQIVLYEALGFKIPQFYHVAMIHGEDGKKLSKRHGATDVMEYKNMGILPQALLNFLVRLGWSHGDDEIFSLETMQELFDPNHINKSASCYNFKKLEWLNAHYIKTLPFEEINRQLKDLGFDLSQFDKAPFLLDLLRERSKTLHDIIQSAKVLLNDPKEYDQKAVDKFLNVTNLTYLEKYAMVLNEQKNACEFEELTNQFLEENNLKLKDLAQAIRIALTGSSVSPSIFEVLEFLGVQKAKLRIENLLKYMKEK encoded by the coding sequence ATGCAAGAAATCACAACACGTTTTGCTCCTTCTCCAACAGGATATTTGCATATAGGAGGACTTAGAACGGCTTTATATAATTATCTTTATGCAAGAAAGAATAAGGGTAAATTTTTATTGCGTATTGAAGATACGGATTTAAAAAGAAATTCACAAGAAGCTACGCAAGCTATTATAGAAGCATTTAAATGGTGTGGACTTGATTATGATGGGATGATTGAGTATCAATCTCAAAGATTTGATATTTATAAAAAATACATTCAAAAATTATTAGATGAGGGTAAGGCTTATTATTGTTATATGAGCAAAGAAGAGCTTGATGAGTTAAGAGCTAAGCAAGAAGCAGCTAAAGAGCGCCCAAAATACGATGGTAGATATAGAGATTTTAAAGGAACTCCGCCAAGTGGTATTGAACCTGTGGTGCGCATAAAAGTACCACAAAGTGGAGAGATTAAATTTATAGATGGTATTAAAGGCGAGGTTAGTTTTAAGGCTAAAGATATTTTAGATGATTTTGTAATTGCAAGAAGTGATGGTAGTCCAATTTATAATCTAACTGTTGTAATTGATGATGCGCTAATGGGTGTGAGTGATGTTATAAGAGGAGATGATCATTTGTCAAATACACCAAAACAAATCGTTCTTTATGAAGCATTAGGCTTTAAAATTCCTCAATTTTATCATGTGGCTATGATACATGGAGAAGATGGTAAAAAACTTTCTAAACGTCATGGTGCAACCGATGTAATGGAATACAAAAATATGGGAATTTTACCTCAGGCTTTGCTTAATTTTTTAGTGCGTCTTGGTTGGAGTCATGGCGATGATGAAATTTTCTCTTTAGAAACTATGCAAGAACTTTTTGATCCAAATCATATCAACAAAAGTGCATCTTGCTATAACTTTAAAAAATTAGAATGGCTCAATGCTCACTATATTAAAACTTTACCATTTGAAGAAATCAATAGACAGCTAAAAGATCTTGGTTTTGATTTAAGTCAGTTTGATAAAGCACCGTTTTTATTAGATCTATTAAGAGAGAGATCTAAAACTTTACATGATATCATTCAAAGTGCTAAAGTGTTACTAAATGACCCAAAAGAATATGATCAAAAGGCTGTAGATAAATTTCTTAATGTAACAAATTTAACTTATTTGGAAAAATACGCTATGGTTTTAAATGAGCAAAAAAATGCTTGCGAATTTGAAGAATTAACTAATCAATTCTTAGAAGAAAATAATCTTAAGTTAAAAGATCTAGCTCAAGCTATACGTATTGCACTTACAGGTAGCTCAGTGAGCCCTAGTATATTTGAAGTATTAGAATTTTTAGGAGTGCAAAAAGCTAAGCTTAGGATAGAGAATTTACTCAAATACATGAAGGAGAAATAA
- the pseB gene encoding UDP-N-acetylglucosamine 4,6-dehydratase (inverting) — translation MFNGKSILITGGTGSFGKTYTKTLLQKYQPKKIIIYSRDELKQFEMAREFNDTCMRYFIGDVRDKERLSIAMKDVDFVIHAAAMKHVPIAEYNPMECIKTNINGAQNVIDACLENNVEKCIALSTDKACNPINLYGATKLASDKLFVAANNIAGSSHTKFSVTRYGNVVGSRGSVIPFFKKLINEGAKELPITDERMTRFWISLEYGVNFVLNNFECMHGGEIFVPKIPSMKITDLAKTMAPNLAHKIIGIRAGEKLHEIMISSDDSHLTYEFKNYYAISPNIQFNNININFSINAKGEKGKKVADGFSYSSDNNPSWISQEELLNIIDHTKVD, via the coding sequence ATGTTTAATGGAAAAAGTATTTTAATCACCGGTGGCACAGGAAGTTTTGGAAAGACTTACACCAAAACTTTGCTTCAAAAATACCAACCTAAAAAAATCATCATCTATTCACGCGATGAACTCAAGCAATTTGAAATGGCAAGAGAATTTAATGATACTTGCATGCGTTATTTTATTGGTGATGTAAGAGATAAAGAAAGACTAAGCATAGCTATGAAAGATGTTGATTTTGTCATTCATGCAGCTGCCATGAAACATGTACCAATTGCTGAATACAACCCAATGGAATGCATAAAAACCAATATCAATGGTGCACAAAATGTAATCGATGCATGTTTGGAAAACAATGTAGAAAAATGTATCGCACTTTCCACCGATAAAGCTTGTAATCCTATTAATTTATATGGTGCTACAAAGCTTGCAAGTGATAAGCTTTTTGTAGCAGCAAATAATATCGCAGGAAGTTCACATACTAAATTTAGCGTTACAAGATATGGTAATGTCGTAGGATCAAGAGGCTCTGTTATACCTTTTTTTAAAAAACTAATCAATGAGGGTGCAAAAGAGCTTCCTATCACTGATGAGAGAATGACAAGATTTTGGATATCTTTAGAATATGGAGTTAATTTTGTGCTAAATAACTTTGAATGTATGCATGGAGGAGAAATTTTCGTGCCAAAAATTCCTTCGATGAAAATCACTGATTTAGCTAAAACTATGGCGCCCAATTTAGCCCATAAAATCATAGGCATAAGAGCAGGTGAAAAACTACATGAGATTATGATTTCAAGTGATGATAGTCACTTAACTTATGAATTTAAAAATTATTATGCCATTAGTCCGAACATTCAATTTAATAATATAAACATCAACTTTAGCATTAATGCCAAAGGCGAAAAAGGTAAAAAAGTAGCTGATGGATTTTCTTATAGTTCTGATAATAACCCTTCATGGATTAGCCAAGAAGAACTTTTAAATATTATTGATCATACAAAGGTAGATTAA
- a CDS encoding acetyl-CoA carboxylase biotin carboxylase subunit, giving the protein MEIKKVLIANRGEIALRALRTVKEMGKKAICVYSTADKDALYLKYADASICIGNARSSESYLNIPAIISAAEISEADAIFPGYGFLSENQNFVEICAKHNIKFIGPSVAAMALMSDKSKAKQVMQRAGVPVIPGSDGALGGVEAAKKLAKEIGYPVILKAAAGGGGRGMRVVEDEKDLEKAYWSAESEAMSAFGDGTMYMEKYIQNPRHIEVQIIGDSFGNVIHFGERDCSMQRRHQKLIEESPAILLDEKTRARLHETAVKAAKAIDYEGAGTFEFLVDKNLDFYFIEMNTRLQVEHCVSEMVSGVDIIELMIKVAEGYPLPKQEEIKLKGHSIECRITAEDSKTFLPCPGKITKYVAPAGRNVRMESHCYQDYSVPPYYDSMIGKLVVWGEDRNTAIAKMKIALHELIVGGIKTTRDFHLAMMDNADFINNNYDTNYLSRH; this is encoded by the coding sequence ATGGAAATTAAAAAAGTTTTAATAGCAAATCGTGGAGAAATTGCATTAAGAGCTTTAAGAACTGTAAAAGAAATGGGAAAAAAAGCAATTTGTGTGTATTCTACTGCAGATAAAGATGCTTTGTATTTAAAATATGCTGATGCGAGTATTTGCATAGGAAATGCCAGAAGCTCAGAAAGTTACTTAAATATCCCTGCCATCATTAGCGCAGCAGAGATTAGTGAAGCAGATGCGATTTTTCCAGGATATGGATTTTTAAGTGAAAATCAAAATTTTGTTGAAATTTGCGCAAAACATAATATCAAATTCATAGGTCCTTCAGTAGCTGCTATGGCACTAATGAGTGATAAAAGTAAAGCAAAGCAAGTAATGCAAAGGGCAGGTGTGCCTGTGATCCCAGGAAGTGATGGAGCTTTAGGTGGGGTAGAAGCGGCAAAAAAACTTGCTAAAGAAATAGGTTATCCTGTGATCTTAAAAGCAGCAGCAGGTGGTGGTGGCCGTGGTATGCGTGTGGTTGAAGATGAGAAAGACTTAGAAAAAGCGTATTGGTCAGCAGAAAGTGAAGCAATGAGTGCTTTTGGTGATGGCACCATGTATATGGAAAAGTACATTCAAAACCCACGTCATATCGAAGTGCAAATCATAGGAGATAGCTTTGGTAATGTGATTCATTTTGGCGAGAGAGATTGTTCAATGCAAAGACGCCATCAAAAGCTTATAGAAGAATCTCCTGCGATTTTACTTGATGAAAAAACAAGAGCAAGACTTCATGAAACAGCGGTTAAAGCTGCTAAAGCGATTGATTATGAAGGTGCAGGTACTTTTGAATTTTTAGTGGATAAAAATTTAGATTTTTATTTTATAGAGATGAATACACGTTTGCAGGTTGAGCATTGTGTGAGTGAAATGGTAAGCGGTGTGGATATCATTGAGTTGATGATTAAAGTGGCTGAAGGGTATCCTTTGCCAAAACAAGAAGAAATCAAACTTAAGGGTCATTCTATAGAGTGTAGAATCACTGCTGAAGATTCTAAAACCTTTTTACCATGTCCAGGTAAAATCACAAAATATGTAGCTCCTGCAGGTCGCAATGTAAGAATGGAAAGCCACTGCTATCAAGATTATAGCGTACCTCCTTATTATGATTCTATGATAGGAAAATTAGTCGTTTGGGGTGAAGATAGAAACACAGCTATAGCTAAAATGAAAATAGCGTTACACGAACTTATCGTAGGTGGAATTAAAACAACAAGAGATTTTCACCTAGCTATGATGGATAATGCGGATTTTATTAACAATAATTATGATACAAATTATCTTTCAAGACATTAA
- the dcd gene encoding dCTP deaminase: MGLKADNWIKKMALEHNMIEPFCEANIGKGIVSYGLSSYGYDIRVGREFKIFTNVNSTVVDPKNFVEENVVDFVGDVCIVPANSFALARTVEYFKMPNDVLAICLGKSTYARCGIIVNVTPFEPGFEGHITIEISNTTPLPAKIYANEGIAQVLFLQGDEPCDVTYADKKGKYQAQTGITLPRILK, from the coding sequence ATGGGCTTAAAAGCAGATAATTGGATCAAAAAAATGGCATTAGAACACAATATGATCGAGCCATTTTGCGAAGCAAATATAGGCAAAGGCATAGTAAGTTATGGGCTTTCAAGCTATGGGTATGATATAAGAGTTGGGAGAGAATTTAAGATTTTTACTAATGTAAATTCCACAGTTGTGGATCCAAAAAATTTCGTAGAAGAGAATGTAGTAGATTTTGTAGGCGACGTATGTATAGTGCCTGCTAATTCTTTCGCACTCGCAAGAACAGTTGAATACTTTAAAATGCCAAATGATGTTTTAGCCATTTGCCTTGGTAAAAGTACCTATGCAAGATGTGGGATTATAGTCAATGTAACCCCTTTTGAACCAGGTTTTGAAGGGCATATTACTATAGAAATTTCAAATACCACTCCATTACCTGCTAAAATTTATGCCAATGAGGGCATAGCACAAGTTTTATTTTTACAAGGCGATGAACCTTGCGATGTAACTTATGCAGATAAAAAGGGCAAATATCAAGCTCAAACAGGTATAACTTTACCAAGAATTTTAAAATAA
- the accB gene encoding acetyl-CoA carboxylase biotin carboxyl carrier protein — MTKEEIKELMQLFAEANISKIKIKEQDGFEIELEREMCCELPTPAPVAPAPQPINVNVVNETKTSSNSSNKPTINSPMVGTFYQAPSPGAAPFAKVGQTIKKGSTMAIIEAMKIMNEIEAEYDCRIVEVLVADGQPIEFGMPLFVVEKL; from the coding sequence ATGACAAAAGAAGAAATTAAAGAACTAATGCAACTTTTTGCAGAAGCAAATATAAGCAAGATTAAAATAAAAGAACAAGATGGATTTGAAATAGAACTTGAAAGGGAAATGTGTTGTGAGTTGCCAACCCCAGCTCCTGTTGCTCCAGCACCACAGCCAATTAATGTAAATGTAGTAAATGAAACTAAAACAAGCTCAAATTCTTCCAATAAACCAACTATCAACAGCCCTATGGTAGGTACTTTTTATCAAGCTCCAAGTCCAGGTGCAGCACCTTTTGCTAAAGTAGGTCAAACTATTAAAAAAGGAAGCACTATGGCAATTATTGAAGCGATGAAAATCATGAATGAAATCGAAGCAGAGTATGATTGTAGGATAGTAGAAGTTTTAGTAGCAGATGGTCAACCTATAGAATTTGGTATGCCTTTATTTGTGGTGGAGAAATTATAA